From Mesorhizobium sp. Pch-S:
GTTCAGGGCATCGAGGTCGGCAGCACGAACCGAGATGGCGACCCACGTCCCGTCCGCAGCCTGGAAGCAATCCTGCAGCAGGAATGGCTCCTGCGCATTTCCGCTGCGGCGGGTTTCTTCTCCCATCGATGCCGCAACGAAGGTCTCGCCGATGAGGAAGGATGTCAGGTCGCGCTGCGACAGATCGAGATGCACGCCGGGGCCACCCTGATGGACCGAGCGGAGGGCGGTGGTGATCATGCTGGCGGCAAAGATCGCTGCCACCTGGTCCGGATAATTCACGTCCCGCCCGCTGATCACCGGCGCGTCGTCCTGATAGCCGGTTCCCCAGGCAAACCCTGCCACCGCTTCGAGCGTCGAGCCGTAGGAGACATGACTGGCGTCCGGCCCGGTCTCGCCCTGGCTGGAAACCGAGGCGAGGATGATACGGTCGTTGACGGCGCGCAGCGCCTCGAACGAAAGCCCGAGTTTCGGCAGTACGCCGCGGCGGAAGTTTTCGACCACGACATCGCTGCAAGCCACGAGCCGCAGCATGACCTCGCGGCCGGCAGCCTGCTTGAGGTCTATGCTGATCGCCTGCTTGTTGCGGTTGGTGGCCCGAAACAGCGGTGGCATGTCGTCGTCGGCTTTGGCTTCACCGGTTGGCCACAACCGGAAAGGATCGCGATAGGTCGGGGATTCGATCTTGATAACCTCGGCGCCGAGGTCGGCCAGGATCGCAGATGTCGCCGCGCCAGCGGTGATGATGCCGAGATCGAGGACACGGCAGCCTTCAAGTACACTCACGATATGCCGACCGCTGTTGCGACCGGCGTGGTTCCGATCGTGTTGGAGAATGCAGAACCGTTCCACAGCACCGGCAGGCGCGGCGCAAAAATCGTGCCTTGCGCCTTGGGCGGATGCGGTAATTCCTCGAACAGTGCGCGCGCTGCATTGTGTGGATCGTCAAGCGCTTCTTCGGGCGCCCATACCGGTCCTAAGGGGAGCCGGAACGACAGCGCTTCTTCATGCAACTGCCGGCGCGTGCGCGAAAGGAATGCGTGCTCGATGACCTCGGCGAGCTCGACGGCGTTCTCAAGGCGCCCCTGGCGCGTGGCGAACTTGT
This genomic window contains:
- a CDS encoding CoA transferase, translating into MSVLEGCRVLDLGIITAGAATSAILADLGAEVIKIESPTYRDPFRLWPTGEAKADDDMPPLFRATNRNKQAISIDLKQAAGREVMLRLVACSDVVVENFRRGVLPKLGLSFEALRAVNDRIILASVSSQGETGPDASHVSYGSTLEAVAGFAWGTGYQDDAPVISGRDVNYPDQVAAIFAASMITTALRSVHQGGPGVHLDLSQRDLTSFLIGETFVAASMGEETRRSGNAQEPFLLQDCFQAADGTWVAISVRAADLDALNTLLGRSIQLHDAALRSALAAHVAARNSETATQSLQEIGLAAAPSQDGAGMLKLEGQSWSHAIQCFDGKRVKGFPFQIDEAPLAIKRPAPGIGANTATILSEIAGYSADEITALAKAGVIELGSA